The Rana temporaria chromosome 13, aRanTem1.1, whole genome shotgun sequence genome has a window encoding:
- the CTXND2 gene encoding cortexin domain containing 2, with amino-acid sequence MDDPTLLPLVDVDKGFAIALFLLLCVFLAMMIVRCARLIMDPYKDIPNSMWEDQ; translated from the coding sequence ATGGATGACCCCACCTTACTGCCCCTTGTGGATGTGGATAAAGGATTTGCTATTGCATTGTTCCTGCTCCTTTGCGTGTTCCTCGCCATGATGATCGTACGCTGTGCTCGCCTTATCATGGATCCCTATAAAGACATCCCAAATTCCATGTGGGAAGACCAGTAG